The following are encoded together in the Thalassolituus oleivorans MIL-1 genome:
- a CDS encoding helix-turn-helix domain-containing protein produces the protein MGPTAQVDIVLVQHLLNFWSSRGVEMDPVWPLLGIDIGDPLPRWVNSERVADAHRYAFQFLNDDLIGIDLGQYVARRDLPMARLLRYADTLRTGLTDFVPYFYLMTGSVCLELQVTDVRSVISIERKTSHTMSQLQQSAALACIAEACRIALGKRYEEDDLLLCIPKEFMCYQRAIEQRMKINVTGASGFGLEISGSAWQRLNLEQQPILYASVLRDLRRQDEKFKDHLAIYNELRDILQMCLLKRHVSQDDVADQLGISVRNLQRRLKALGTTYQNLLDEGRQALAMKVIREGDMPLYEVAYLVGYTEPSAFYKAFKRWTGSTPGDYRQAYQERLSAVSNGAE, from the coding sequence ATGGGCCCGACTGCTCAGGTTGATATTGTACTGGTGCAGCACCTGCTCAATTTTTGGAGCAGTCGTGGAGTCGAGATGGATCCGGTTTGGCCACTATTGGGTATCGATATTGGCGATCCATTACCTCGCTGGGTAAATTCCGAGCGTGTAGCCGATGCACATCGCTATGCATTTCAATTTTTAAATGATGACCTGATTGGTATCGATCTTGGGCAATATGTTGCTCGCCGTGATTTACCGATGGCTCGTCTATTGCGTTATGCCGACACCTTGCGTACTGGCTTGACGGATTTCGTCCCTTATTTCTATTTGATGACTGGCAGTGTGTGTTTAGAGCTGCAGGTTACTGATGTTCGCTCAGTGATTAGCATCGAACGCAAAACTTCCCACACAATGAGCCAGTTGCAGCAAAGTGCCGCACTTGCGTGCATCGCAGAGGCTTGTCGCATAGCGTTGGGAAAGCGCTACGAAGAGGACGATCTTCTACTCTGTATCCCTAAAGAATTTATGTGCTACCAGCGTGCTATTGAACAGCGCATGAAGATCAATGTGACCGGCGCTTCTGGTTTTGGCCTCGAAATTAGCGGTAGTGCTTGGCAGCGCTTGAATTTAGAGCAGCAGCCCATTCTTTATGCCAGTGTGCTGCGAGATTTACGCCGCCAAGATGAAAAATTTAAAGATCACTTAGCTATCTACAATGAGTTGCGGGATATTTTACAAATGTGCCTGTTGAAGCGTCATGTATCTCAAGATGACGTTGCTGATCAGTTAGGCATTAGTGTGCGTAATTTACAACGACGCCTCAAAGCGCTGGGTACGACCTATCAAAATTTACTTGATGAGGGTCGTCAGGCCTTAGCGATGAAGGTCATTCGTGAAGGTGATATGCCTTTGTATGAGGTGGCTTATTTGGTGGGGTACACCGAGCCGAGTGCGTTTTATAAAGCTTTTAAGCGTTGGACAGGGTCAACGCCTGGCGACTATCGTCAGGCGTATCAGGAAAGACTCAGTGCAGTTTCAAACGGGGCCGAATAA
- the recX gene encoding recombination regulator RecX — MKKQKLDPLDRAALMRVAVDLLSRREYSRQELWRKLSPRAADTADVESVLIDLSERHWQSDERFSESFLRSRVARGHGPVRVRQALREKGIKDELVKQSLDACDQDWYQLASDVAAKKLASLKGEPQDIRAKLYRFLAYRGFSSDQIQTVIERVSIEDTCD, encoded by the coding sequence ATGAAGAAGCAGAAGCTTGATCCGTTAGACCGCGCCGCGTTAATGCGCGTTGCGGTCGATTTACTTTCCCGCCGTGAATACTCGCGCCAAGAACTTTGGCGCAAGCTCTCTCCTCGAGCGGCTGATACAGCCGATGTCGAAAGTGTACTTATTGATTTGTCGGAACGGCATTGGCAGTCAGATGAACGCTTCTCTGAATCTTTTCTTCGCAGTCGAGTTGCTCGCGGCCATGGCCCTGTGCGTGTTCGCCAAGCCCTGAGAGAGAAAGGCATTAAGGATGAGCTGGTAAAGCAATCCTTAGATGCGTGCGATCAAGATTGGTATCAGTTGGCATCGGATGTCGCAGCAAAGAAGCTCGCTAGTCTGAAGGGTGAACCTCAAGATATAAGAGCGAAGCTCTATCGCTTTCTTGCTTACCGTGGCTTCTCTTCCGATCAAATTCAGACAGTTATTGAACGAGTGTCAATCGAAGACACTTGTGACTGA
- a CDS encoding CinA family protein — MNSSVETQVVRLAQCLQSKNLRVATAESCTGGGVASAMTDLAGSSAWFECGFVTYSNEAKMQHLSVSAEILTTYGAVSEATVIAMVKGAVANSRADVAVAVSGVAGPGGGSADKPVGTVWFAWGSATEQQASCMHFAGDRASVREQSVLVAISNLNSWLDE; from the coding sequence ATGAATTCTTCTGTTGAGACACAAGTCGTTCGGCTTGCTCAATGTCTACAGTCTAAAAATTTACGAGTGGCTACTGCTGAGTCCTGTACAGGCGGTGGAGTAGCCTCTGCTATGACGGATCTAGCTGGCAGTTCGGCATGGTTTGAATGTGGGTTTGTGACCTATTCCAACGAAGCTAAAATGCAACACCTTAGTGTCTCCGCAGAAATTCTTACTACGTATGGCGCGGTAAGCGAAGCAACCGTAATTGCTATGGTAAAAGGTGCCGTTGCTAATAGTCGTGCCGATGTCGCCGTTGCGGTTAGCGGTGTTGCTGGGCCGGGAGGTGGCTCTGCGGATAAGCCCGTGGGCACTGTTTGGTTTGCATGGGGCAGTGCAACTGAGCAACAAGCATCTTGCATGCACTTTGCCGGCGATAGAGCATCGGTACGAGAGCAAAGTGTGCTTGTTGCTATCTCTAATCTCAACTCATGGCTGGATGAATAA
- the recA gene encoding recombinase RecA, giving the protein MDANKQKALDAALSQIERQFGKGAVMKMGEQPREAIPAISTGSLGLDIALGIGGLPVGRIVEIYGPESSGKTTMCLSVMAQAQKMGKTVAIIDAEHALDPLYAEKLGIDLDSLLVSQPDTGEQALEICDSLVRSGAVDVIVVDSVAALTPRAEIEGEMGDTHVGLQARLMSQALRKITGNIKNANCLVIFINQIRMKIGVMFGSPETTTGGNALKFYSSVRLDIRRIGSVKQGDEVVGNETRVKVVKNKVAPPFKQAEFQIMYGSGIYHMGEVIDLGVKAGLVDKSGAWYSYKGDKIGQGKANAAVYLGEHPELAVEIEAGIRAQMLTPAIAAETSSEVDEEAEA; this is encoded by the coding sequence ATGGACGCTAACAAGCAAAAAGCACTCGACGCCGCGCTCAGCCAAATCGAACGTCAGTTTGGTAAGGGTGCTGTCATGAAAATGGGTGAGCAGCCACGCGAAGCGATTCCTGCGATCTCCACCGGTTCACTAGGATTAGACATTGCCTTAGGCATAGGCGGTTTGCCAGTAGGTCGTATTGTTGAGATCTACGGTCCTGAAAGCTCGGGTAAAACCACAATGTGTTTGTCGGTAATGGCGCAAGCACAGAAAATGGGGAAAACCGTTGCCATTATTGATGCTGAGCACGCGTTAGATCCACTGTATGCCGAGAAGCTAGGGATCGATCTTGATAGTCTATTGGTTTCTCAGCCAGATACTGGTGAGCAAGCCTTAGAAATTTGCGATAGTTTAGTCCGTTCAGGCGCCGTGGATGTGATTGTGGTCGACTCGGTTGCTGCGTTGACGCCTCGTGCGGAAATTGAAGGCGAGATGGGTGACACACACGTAGGTTTGCAGGCGCGCTTGATGTCGCAAGCATTGCGTAAAATCACCGGTAATATCAAAAACGCGAATTGTTTAGTGATCTTCATTAACCAAATTCGTATGAAAATTGGTGTGATGTTTGGTAGCCCTGAAACCACTACAGGTGGTAACGCGCTGAAGTTTTACTCATCGGTACGTTTGGATATTCGTCGTATCGGTTCAGTGAAGCAAGGCGACGAAGTGGTTGGTAACGAAACTCGCGTTAAAGTGGTTAAAAACAAGGTTGCGCCACCGTTTAAACAAGCCGAATTCCAAATCATGTACGGTTCTGGCATTTACCACATGGGCGAGGTAATCGACCTAGGTGTTAAAGCTGGTTTAGTCGATAAGTCTGGCGCTTGGTACAGCTATAAAGGCGATAAAATTGGTCAAGGCAAAGCCAATGCTGCCGTATATTTAGGTGAGCATCCAGAGCTTGCCGTAGAAATTGAAGCGGGCATTCGTGCGCAAATGTTGACCCCTGCTATCGCCGCTGAAACATCTAGCGAAGTGGATGAAGAAGCAGAAGCTTGA
- a CDS encoding NAD(P)/FAD-dependent oxidoreductase has product MQRIVIVGGGAGGLELATQLGRALGRSGKAEIVLVDANSTHLWKPLLHEVATGALDSGIDELDYRGHGKVHGFDFQLGRMCGLDREQQHVILSPIYDEDGDVVLPERNIPYHTLVLAIGSITNDFGTPGAKEHCIFLDSRRQAERFHRTLLNEFLRANSSENPKNLEIAIVGAGATGVELSAELYNTAEVLTRYGMKNVSPKQLSVTLIEAGERILPALPTRISKAATRELEALGVSVRTGTLITEATADGFVTKNDGLISAKLKVWAAGVRAPSFMATLGLETNRAHQIMVDSSLQSEDPNIFAMGDCACVLQADGKPVPPRAQAAHQQATHMFKALKARYKGQPMPEFVYKDKGSLVSLSGYSTIGSLMGNLSSGSMMIEGRLARFVYVSLYRMHQIALHGYWHTLLLSLVGHINKVIRPRLKLH; this is encoded by the coding sequence ATGCAACGCATCGTTATTGTTGGCGGTGGTGCAGGAGGGCTGGAATTGGCTACTCAGTTGGGTCGTGCGCTTGGTCGCAGCGGCAAAGCCGAGATTGTATTAGTCGATGCCAACTCTACGCACCTTTGGAAGCCACTACTGCACGAAGTCGCCACCGGCGCACTCGATTCCGGTATCGACGAATTAGATTATCGCGGTCATGGCAAAGTCCATGGATTCGATTTTCAATTGGGTCGTATGTGTGGTTTGGATCGTGAGCAACAACACGTCATCTTATCGCCAATCTATGACGAAGACGGCGACGTCGTATTACCCGAACGGAACATCCCTTACCACACACTCGTGCTGGCAATTGGCAGTATTACCAACGACTTTGGTACTCCAGGTGCAAAAGAACACTGCATATTTTTGGATAGTCGTCGTCAAGCCGAACGGTTTCACCGCACCTTGTTGAATGAATTTTTACGAGCAAATTCGAGTGAAAATCCAAAGAACCTAGAGATCGCCATCGTTGGCGCAGGCGCAACGGGTGTAGAGCTGTCTGCAGAGCTGTATAACACCGCAGAAGTTCTAACTCGCTATGGTATGAAAAACGTATCACCAAAGCAGCTCAGCGTAACGCTTATAGAGGCGGGTGAACGTATTCTTCCCGCCCTGCCGACACGCATATCAAAAGCAGCAACTCGTGAACTAGAAGCTCTCGGTGTATCGGTGCGAACCGGCACACTGATTACCGAAGCGACAGCGGACGGCTTTGTGACTAAGAATGACGGACTAATTAGCGCAAAATTAAAAGTTTGGGCAGCAGGCGTTCGCGCTCCAAGTTTCATGGCCACTCTTGGCCTCGAAACCAATCGCGCTCATCAGATAATGGTCGATAGTAGCTTGCAGAGTGAAGATCCGAATATTTTCGCTATGGGTGACTGTGCCTGCGTATTACAAGCTGATGGCAAACCTGTGCCTCCACGTGCGCAAGCAGCACACCAGCAAGCAACTCACATGTTTAAAGCGCTAAAAGCACGCTACAAAGGGCAGCCGATGCCTGAGTTTGTATACAAAGACAAAGGTTCACTCGTGTCGCTTAGCGGCTACAGCACGATTGGTAGCTTGATGGGGAATCTAAGTAGCGGATCTATGATGATCGAGGGGCGCTTGGCGCGCTTTGTGTATGTATCGTTATATCGCATGCATCAAATTGCATTACACGGATACTGGCACACCTTATTACTAAGCCTAGTTGGCCACATCAATAAGGTTATTCGGCCCCGTTTGAAACTGCACTGA